The DNA region CGCTTCATTCATCGCTTCACATTTTCCCGCCAAATCAAGGCTGTAGGTCGGCGACGCAGTGACCCATTTGGCGCCAAAAAGCTTCTTTTCAAACTTTAGCGGTTCTTCCTTCGTGACTTACAACAGCTTATTAGTCACACAGTTTACATAAAcgttgatttttttcatcagtgGAGAAACACTTACCACCTATCAAAAATCTCGAGGCCCATTGATTGCTGAAAACGGAGACCCTAGTTAAAATTAGCTTTAGAACCACCCTGAAATGTTTAAAGGATATATATCGATTATTATGGAAAGAAGTGGAATGTGACATTCGTACGCCCCTGGTGAAGAAAAGCACAGTTATATAACACTAACTGCAGCTGAAGTTCTGCTagtgtttttattcaaaatgcTAAAATAGGAATGGGTGGAGAAGGGATTGTCACTTAATTTGACAGTACTAAAAAAATAGTGGTCCTTAAATTTGTTGCATTGATTAGTGATATAACTCTGTAAAGCACTAATATCACATTTTTATAGCATTTTAATATCTTGTAGGCATAGCTTGCCTGTAGTACACAACTATATTACTAAGGAGTTAATTCCTGTTCTTCTCAGATGTGTCCCCATGTGAATCCAGGTGGTTGCATAGGGGACTGACTATCTTTTATTTGGAGGGAGAAttaggattttttaaaattaaacaatttttttctgttgttatcTATCGAAAGTTTTCCAGGCTACTTTTTCCTGCTGACCTTTTTTTTAGccttaaaacagttttttgcttttgaaaacaaattttccatgttATCTCCCTctacaaaaatggaaaaatcagTTCCTAAGGATCCATCCAATAGATGAGGAAGATGCTGAATgtttattcaattatttatcAAGATGCTTGCTGAACCTTGGCAACCTTTCGGTGTTCCTTTGCTCTTGTTTTGGGGCATTGCATCTCACACCAACTGATTGGCACCATTGCAGCACCTACACaatcaaataattcaatttGCATAAAAATCTTATGATATTAAGACCAACCTGACATCTGCTTATTACtaataaacttgaaaactttgttAACATCCTGAGCCAGTACTTTCTGTATAGAACTTTGTTCATATAGCACAATAATTTTATAGTTTGATATCTGGTACAAAAACAAAGGCACATGAAGAGAGCACCTAAAGGAAATCTTTGTACATTGTTGTTTCAAAGAAATGTTACTGTTACTTCTAACTTCTTCAAAGGGTAATGCATTACATATAATTATTTACTCtaataatgctgaaaaaaatcaatatctCAAACTGGCAAAATCACCTACCCACCAAATAGGTTGGGGGAAAGGATTAAgaccaaaaacaatttttcaacaatgacacaattaaaattttgaatggAACTTGAAACAATCAAAGTAGATTAATTCAGAAAGTGGCTTCCTGCTATCAAATTGACAATTTCATGAATGTAAAAATTAAGTCTATCCTACCACCCTCACTCTTGGCAAAAATGACTCCAAGTTCATTCTCAGCTGTTGAAAGGAGATACGTTTGTGTATGAAGAGTCAGTACTCTGGCCAGTACTATATCACCAGGGCGGAAGGACTTATACATTTCAACTTTATCCTTCTCAGTTGCCCGGACATCTTCTTTTCTGATTGTTCCTTTGAAAGGTTCTTTTAAAGAAGTTGTTTCTACACCAAGAATTGCTACTTTGCAAAACCTTGGGTTTGTGCTCATCACCTAAAGGGTAAAAATTTAACAGCCTTATTTGAAAGGTTCTCCTGCTTCCAAGTTATTTCTTAACCCTCTGACCCCTTCAAGTAACTAGCACCTagtttc from Pocillopora verrucosa isolate sample1 chromosome 1, ASM3666991v2, whole genome shotgun sequence includes:
- the LOC131799051 gene encoding exosome complex component CSL4-like produces the protein MVSVHENIVVIPGERLGSIEQYSPGNGTYIRHGYVYASLAGYKQSQNQENGEKPTIHIIREEEKYVVPEVGSVVTCKVMSTNPRFCKVAILGVETTSLKEPFKGTIRKEDVRATEKDKVEMYKSFRPGDIVLARVLTLHTQTYLLSTAENELGVIFAKSEGGAAMVPISWCEMQCPKTRAKEHRKVAKVQQAS